In Bacilli bacterium PM5-9, the sequence GATAACTTATTTAGTTTCATTAAAAATCACCTCAATTAATATCCCATTATTAAAGTTTTTAGCATTTATTTCTCCATTCATTTCTTTTACAATACTTTTCATAGTATACATTCCTAAACCAGAATTTTTATTATCACTTTCACCTTTATAAAAAACAGAAAATATCTTATTTAAATCTTCTTCACTTAAAGGATCACTATCATTATAAAATGAAAGAATAACCTTATCATTTTCTCTATAACAGCTAATGACTACTTCTCCACCATAATTTGCATGATAATAAATATTTGATAAAGCATTATATACTAATTGTTTAAAACGCAATTCGTTAACTTCCATTATAACTTCTTCATCAATATCATAATCAATAATAAACTTTTTAATTTCTAAAAGACCTTCTAATTCACTAACTGCTTTCATTATAATATCAATAACATTAAGGTTTTCTTTATTTAAAAACATTGATTCATCATCACTAAAAATAATATTATTAATTCCATTTATTTCATCAATAACACTTTCTATTTTGTTTTTTATAATACTGACATCTTTTTTATTAGTTTCACAAGTTAAATCATCTAACTTTAAAGATGCTAAAGTTAATGGTGCTTTTAAATCATGTGCAAGCGAACCTAATAATTCATTTTTAAACTCAACCGATTCATTCTTTACAAGCAATTCCCTTTCTAATACACTATATTGATAACCAGTTTCTTTCATATTTTCTTCTAACTCAATTGAAAACTTTTGTAATTGTGTAGTTATTTGATCATATTCTGAATTATCTTTTTTTCTAATATCTTTAATCAAGTTTAATTGATAACTACTAATATTTTGAACAGTTTCTTTTAAACGGTGAATTGGTCTAATATATTTAAAGAATAAAATTAATAAGGCAACCACAACAATCGTTAAAAGTGATACTACTATTATTATTAAAGTTATCACCCAAATATCAAATATTTTTTGCGGCGAAAGAAAGTAGTGAATTATCCAAATTTCGTATTCTGTATTATCTCTTTTAATATTGATAACATCTTTACTAGATATTACATTATCATTAGCATTTTTATTTATTATATTTAAGTTGTCTTCAACTTCCAATGAAGAATATTCAATTTGCTTTTTTGCTTTACTATAGACAATAAAGTCAACATATTCATCTTCAATAATCCTATGATATTCCTCTAAATCATTATTTTTAACAGCTCTTTCTATTCGTTCACTTACTTCAATATTTTCTTTTTTTTGCATGTTTACATATTGAGTTGGAACATTTTTAATCAAGAAAAAAATTACTATTAAAGAAAGAAAGTATAGAATTATACTAATTAGAAAAAACACTCTCCAAGAGCGATTTTTATTTTTCATACCAGCGATACCCTACACCTCTTATTGATTGAATATTCTTCAACTGTAATTTCTTTCTAATATTTTTTATATGAACATCAACTGTTCTTGAATCAATAAATACTTTATCACCATCTACTAACCAAACATCTTTTAAAATTTGTTCACGAGTTAATAGCTCATTTTTATGTTCTAAAAAATAACTTGTTAATTCAATTTCTAATGCTGTTAAATCCACAAACTCATCATTTTTATAAACTATTTTATTGACAGTATCAATTTTTATTTTTTCGTTTTTACTAAGTAAGTGATTGCTTTTACTAATGTTAGCATGCCCTCTTGCTAAAACATTTTTTAGGCGATGAACAATAACATTTAAACTTGTATTCTTTTTAATATACTCATCTACTCCTAATTGTAGACTACTTATCTCATCTTCATCACTTATCGAATTAGTTAAAATTATGATATGAGATTCATCATTATGTTTTCTAATTATTTCAGCAACTTGTGTTCCTCTAATTGCACCAAGTAATAAATCAATTATAATTAAATCATAGTTATTATCTTTTTCTAATTCTAATCCCTCTTTTGCAGAATTTGCTTTTGTTGTATCAAAACCAGAATCTTTGATAAAATCACTAAGCATATCAATATATTCAGTATCATCATCAATCATTAGCACTTTATACATTTTTAACAATCCCCCTTCTCTTATCTCTATTATACTATCATAATATTTATATTTTTTAAACACAATACTCTATTTTTTTACATTTCATTCACATTTAAAGATTAAACTTCATAAAAAAATTCTCACACAATTTATTTT encodes:
- a CDS encoding signal transduction histidine kinase (product_source=COG0642; cath_funfam=1.10.287.130,1.20.1250.20,3.30.565.10; cog=COG0642; pfam=PF02518; smart=SM00304,SM00387; superfamily=47384,55874; transmembrane_helix_parts=Inside_1_6,TMhelix_7_29,Outside_30_142,TMhelix_143_165,Inside_166_454) — encoded protein: MKNKNRSWRVFFLISIILYFLSLIVIFFLIKNVPTQYVNMQKKENIEVSERIERAVKNNDLEEYHRIIEDEYVDFIVYSKAKKQIEYSSLEVEDNLNIINKNANDNVISSKDVINIKRDNTEYEIWIIHYFLSPQKIFDIWVITLIIIVVSLLTIVVVALLILFFKYIRPIHRLKETVQNISSYQLNLIKDIRKKDNSEYDQITTQLQKFSIELEENMKETGYQYSVLERELLVKNESVEFKNELLGSLAHDLKAPLTLASLKLDDLTCETNKKDVSIIKNKIESVIDEINGINNIIFSDDESMFLNKENLNVIDIIMKAVSELEGLLEIKKFIIDYDIDEEVIMEVNELRFKQLVYNALSNIYYHANYGGEVVISCYRENDKVILSFYNDSDPLSEEDLNKIFSVFYKGESDNKNSGLGMYTMKSIVKEMNGEINAKNFNNGILIEVIFNETK
- a CDS encoding DNA-binding response OmpR family regulator (product_source=COG0745; cath_funfam=1.10.10.10,3.40.50.2300; cog=COG0745; pfam=PF00072,PF00486; smart=SM00448; superfamily=52172), with product MYKVLMIDDDTEYIDMLSDFIKDSGFDTTKANSAKEGLELEKDNNYDLIIIDLLLGAIRGTQVAEIIRKHNDESHIIILTNSISDEDEISSLQLGVDEYIKKNTSLNVIVHRLKNVLARGHANISKSNHLLSKNEKIKIDTVNKIVYKNDEFVDLTALEIELTSYFLEHKNELLTREQILKDVWLVDGDKVFIDSRTVDVHIKNIRKKLQLKNIQSIRGVGYRWYEK